A region from the Benincasa hispida cultivar B227 chromosome 12, ASM972705v1, whole genome shotgun sequence genome encodes:
- the LOC120068154 gene encoding phytosulfokine receptor 1-like, which translates to MGTTVLFFLHSLCCCCFFFYAQVSISIEAKCHPADLKALKSFVNGLHSPVQGWDISSSSDCCSWKGVTCNPPALKFNNSNVFSRVVALELPGERLRGNVSESLADLVQLRTLNLSANFLTNSLPVNLFSLQSLEVVDLNSNGLSGYAPFNITSSSITFLDISRNMLIGDIDPGFCQIAKQIQVLKLSSNRFHGKVLPGFGNCSSLEKLSLASNFLSGNLPQDLFAMSKLKVLDLRDNGFSGELSFQLGNLSNLVYLDISSNQFSRLLPDVFFNLRMLEQFAASSNNFTGALPVSLGNSSSISSLSLDNNSLSGSIDVINCSAMVRLASLNLGSNHFIGQIGSLSSCHKLRIVNLGKNRLDGDFPESFKNLRSLSHFSISRNGLRNLSAALTALQHCKNLTVLILTFNFHGEIMPTNLNLRFENTRLFVIANCQLTGSMPPWLSSCTKLQIVDLSWNSLSGEIPSSIADLRYLFYLDLSNNSLSGSIPSSFTQFLSLLNLNNSLKGEIFEGFSFFSRKSQTAGRQYKQLLGFPPLVDLSYNELSGTIWPEFGNLKDLHVLDLSNNKLTGKIPSTLSKLTDLEFLDLSYNDLTGTIPPSLANLNFLSMFNVSHNHLQGRIPSEGQFHTFPNSSFVGNDELCGFQTFPCKEESESTGEENSTGEDEDESLRSLIIVPLIVGAAVGFVSTAGICFFSGMVFPTENKMKLR; encoded by the coding sequence ATGGGTACAACAGTTTTGTTCTTTCTTCACTCGCTTTGCTGCTGCTGCTTCTTTTTTTATGCTCAAGTCTCCATCTCTATTGAAGCAAAATGCCACCCTGCTGATTTGAAAGCCTTGAAAAGCTTTGTCAATGGCCTTCACTCTCCAGTTCAAGGTTGGGATATTAGCTCTTCTTCTGATTGTTGCAGTTGGAAAGGAGTGACCTGCAATCCACCAGCTTTGAAGTTCAATAATTCTAATGTCTTTTCCAGAGTTGTGGCTTTGGAACTTCCAGGGGAGAGATTAAGAGGAAATGTTTCAGAGTCATTGGCAGATTTGGTTCAGCTTAGAACTCTTAACTTGTCAGCCAACTTTCTCACAAATTCTCTTCCTGTGAATCTCTTCTCTTTGCAGAGTTTAGAGGTCGTTGACTTAAATTCCAATGGCCTCTCTGGATATGCACCATTTAATATCACTTCATCCTCCATTACGTTTCTAGACATTTCTAGGAACATGCTCATTGGAGATATTGACCCTGGTTTCTGTCAAATTGCAAAACAAATTCAAGTATTGAAACTATCTTCAAACAGATTTCATGGGAAAGTTTTACCAGGTTTTGGGAATTGTAGTTCCTTGGAGAAACTCTCTCTGGCTTCCAACTTCCTCTCTGGGAATTTGCCTCAAGATCTGTTTGCCATGTCCAAGCTCAAAGTTCTTGACCTTCGTGATAATGGGTTTTCTGGGGAGTTGAGTTTTCAACTTGGGAACCTCTCAAATCTAGTCTACTTGGATATTTCATCAAACCAATTCTCGAGATTGCTTCCGGATGTCTTCTTCAACCTACGAATGCTCGAGCAATTTGCTGCATCGTCGAATAACTTCACAGGCGCTTTGCCAGTTTCGTTGGGCAATTCATCAAGCATTTCATCGCTTAGTCTTGACAATAATTCCCTCAGTGGTTCAATCGATGTTATTAACTGTTCAGCCATGGTTCGTTTAGCCTCTTTGAATCTTGGCTCTAATCATTTCATTGGCCAAATTGGGAGTCTCTCATCTTGCCACAAACTTCGGATTGTAAATCTTGGCAAAAACAGACTCGATGGTGATTTCCCAGAAAGCTTCAAGAATCTCAGATCACTTTCCCACTTCTCGATTTCAAGAAATGGCCTTCGTAATCTCTCAGCAGCATTGACAGCTCTCCAACATTGCAAGAACTTAACTGTGTTGATTCTGACATTCAATTTCCATGGGGAGATTATGCCCACAAATTTAAACTTAAGATTTGAGAATACGAGACTGTTTGTGATTGCAAATTGTCAACTCACGGGTTCAATGCCGCCATGGCTGAGCAGTTGCACAAAGCTCCAGATTGTAGACCTCTCATGGAACTCTTTAAGTGGAGAAATTCCATCTTCCATTGCTGACTTGCGATACCTCTTCTACTTGGATTTGTCTAACAACTCGTTATCCGGTTCAATCCCTAGCAGCTTCACCCAATTTCTTAGCCTTCTCAATCTCAACAACTCGTTAAAAGGGGAAATATTCGAGGGATTCTCGTTTTTCAGTAGAAAAAGCCAAACAGCAGGACGACAATACAAGCAACTTTTGGGGTTTCCGCCATTAGTGGATCTCAGTTACAACGAATTGAGTGGAACCATTTGGCCGGAATTTGGGAATCTGAAAGATCTACATGTATTAGACCTAAGCAACAACAAATTAACAGGAAAAATCCCAAGTACTCTATCAAAATTGACGGATTTGGAATTTTTGGATCTATCCTACAACGATCTAACAGGAACGATTCCACCTTCCTTGGCGAATCTTAATTTCCTTTCAATGTTTAATGTGTCCCATAATCACCTTCAGGGCCGCATCCCTTCCGAAGGACAGTTCCATACGTTTCCGAATTCGAGCTTTGTGGGTAACGATGAGCTCTGTGGGTTTCAAACTTTTCCTTGTAAAGAAGAATCTGAATCTACAGGTGAAGAGAATTCGACTGGTGAAGATGAGGATGAAAGCTTGAGGTCTCTTATAATAGTGCCACTGATTGTGGGAGCTGCCGTCGGATTCGTTTCGACGGCCGGCATTTGCTTCTTCTCCGGCATGGTGTTTCCGAcggaaaataaaatgaaactcCGATGA